A DNA window from Leptospira selangorensis contains the following coding sequences:
- a CDS encoding citrate/2-methylcitrate synthase has protein sequence MSDFVELKFGDQVHRLPVITGTDGNKGIDIRDLHTKTGLTSYDPGFFNTAYAQSKISRRDALTGDLQYRGYDVAELVHYSTFVETSYLLIYGDLPSEKQLKEFSMKLSKHSLIHEDMINLFDGFPGRAHPLAVLSVMVSSLSSYYQDEYEEYLDRGIDQAARLLAKIRTIAAFSYKKMIGQPFVYPVDRHPYCTNFLYMLFSIPSVKYQPSEEHDRILNQLWILYADHEQNVSNTTVQLIGSTQANIFASVSSAINALWGSREGGRQVAAVELIEDIIKSKLSVPEFFERFKKGESQLHSTCFGHDAYKVKSKRSTIAQKLFTDFYKQKKLDPIAEIALQVDDFVSKDPFYLEKNLYPNLEFYSAILFHSLGIPKELFTAMQAIGKLPGWLAHWREQRIGVNASHKVRPRQIFTGETHRKYRQILER, from the coding sequence ATGAGCGATTTCGTAGAGTTGAAATTCGGAGACCAGGTCCACCGTCTTCCAGTAATCACCGGAACTGACGGGAATAAAGGAATCGATATTAGAGATTTGCATACTAAGACGGGACTTACTTCTTACGATCCCGGTTTTTTTAATACTGCATATGCCCAGAGTAAAATTTCCAGGAGGGACGCTCTCACCGGAGATTTACAGTACAGAGGCTATGACGTCGCAGAATTAGTGCATTATTCCACTTTCGTAGAGACTAGCTACCTGCTGATTTACGGAGATCTTCCCAGCGAAAAACAGCTGAAAGAATTCTCTATGAAACTTTCCAAACATAGTTTGATCCACGAAGACATGATCAATCTATTCGACGGTTTCCCAGGAAGAGCTCACCCACTTGCAGTTCTTTCGGTAATGGTTTCTTCCTTATCCAGTTATTACCAAGACGAATACGAAGAATATCTGGATCGCGGGATTGATCAAGCTGCTAGACTTTTAGCGAAGATCAGAACGATCGCCGCATTCTCCTATAAGAAAATGATAGGCCAACCTTTCGTTTATCCAGTGGATCGCCATCCATATTGTACGAATTTCTTATATATGCTTTTCTCTATTCCGTCGGTTAAATACCAACCTTCCGAAGAGCATGATAGGATCTTAAATCAACTTTGGATCTTATACGCGGATCATGAGCAGAATGTTTCGAATACTACTGTTCAGCTGATCGGTTCTACCCAGGCAAATATATTCGCTTCCGTTTCTTCTGCGATCAACGCTCTTTGGGGTTCCAGAGAAGGTGGAAGACAGGTTGCGGCAGTGGAATTGATCGAAGATATCATCAAATCTAAACTTTCAGTTCCTGAGTTTTTCGAGCGGTTCAAAAAAGGAGAATCCCAACTTCACTCCACATGTTTCGGTCACGACGCATATAAGGTGAAGAGCAAACGTTCTACTATCGCCCAAAAACTATTCACAGATTTTTATAAGCAGAAGAAGTTAGATCCAATCGCAGAAATTGCCCTACAAGTGGATGATTTCGTAAGCAAAGATCCATTCTACCTGGAAAAAAATCTGTACCCGAACCTAGAATTCTATAGTGCGATCCTATTCCATAGTTTAGGAATTCCTAAAGAACTTTTCACTGCAATGCAAGCGATCGGAAAACTTCCTGGTTGGTTGGCTCACTGGAGAGAACAAAGGATCGGTGTGAATGCATCTCATAAGGTTCGTCCACGTCAGATCTTTACAGGCGAGACTCACAGAAAATACAGACAGATCCTGGAAAGATAA
- a CDS encoding AraC family transcriptional regulator: MEHLPGFFLHFWIQFGTALCLLLAAMELAKKRENVLPGGIFYLAIILALVESRLGLGLLPWAADHIWFWPAFFPAVWAVGPTLLLVSKNMVQFALDREIHIGKHFIPAVLLLLGELIAYTILPAEEIREYIRNAMFGSKVDILTGVTIFGSIHQTVYSIFLWVLFRKASKETEIPLSSLVYTILFVVFTTIQLCWFGYFLKNQFLLAAGSSFQTLGIVLVFLFSSRYPNFFISLKSEIQQKRYERTQLNGLDLDQLHTRIKELVEADKIYKEESLKIQDFAEKLLVSPHQLSRILNETYGKNFNEFLNSFRVEEAKTLLLEDLERTVLSIAYDVGFNTKSTFNAQFLKITGMTPLEWRKKGSKL, translated from the coding sequence TTGGAGCATCTGCCCGGTTTTTTTCTTCATTTTTGGATCCAATTTGGAACCGCACTTTGCCTACTTCTCGCGGCGATGGAGCTCGCTAAAAAAAGGGAAAATGTGCTGCCGGGTGGGATCTTCTATCTAGCCATTATTCTCGCCTTGGTAGAGAGTCGATTGGGCCTAGGTCTGCTGCCATGGGCTGCGGATCATATATGGTTCTGGCCCGCATTCTTCCCTGCGGTCTGGGCGGTGGGTCCCACATTACTTTTGGTCTCTAAAAACATGGTCCAATTCGCTTTGGATAGAGAGATCCATATCGGAAAACATTTTATTCCGGCCGTTTTACTCTTACTCGGAGAATTAATAGCTTATACTATTCTACCTGCGGAAGAGATCAGAGAGTATATTCGAAATGCAATGTTCGGTTCTAAGGTGGATATTCTAACCGGAGTCACGATTTTCGGTTCCATCCACCAAACTGTTTATTCCATCTTTCTTTGGGTATTATTCAGAAAGGCATCTAAGGAAACCGAGATCCCACTTTCTTCTCTAGTTTATACGATCCTGTTTGTGGTATTCACCACTATTCAACTTTGTTGGTTTGGATATTTTTTAAAAAATCAGTTTTTGTTAGCAGCCGGTTCTAGTTTCCAAACTTTGGGGATCGTTCTAGTATTTTTATTCTCTTCCAGGTATCCGAATTTTTTCATTTCTTTGAAGTCGGAGATCCAACAGAAAAGATACGAGAGAACCCAACTGAATGGATTGGATCTGGACCAACTTCATACTCGTATCAAAGAATTGGTAGAAGCAGATAAAATATATAAAGAAGAAAGTCTGAAAATCCAGGACTTCGCCGAAAAATTATTGGTCTCTCCTCACCAACTTTCCCGCATTTTAAACGAAACCTACGGCAAAAACTTCAATGAATTTCTGAATTCATTTAGGGTAGAAGAGGCCAAAACTCTTCTACTAGAGGACCTGGAACGAACTGTTCTATCCATAGCATACGATGTTGGATTCAATACTAAATCCACATTTAATGCGCAGTTTTTGAAAATCACCGGAATGACTCCTCTAGAATGGAGAAAAAAGGGTAGCAAACTATAA